A genomic segment from Paenibacillus sp. FSL K6-1096 encodes:
- a CDS encoding peptide ABC transporter substrate-binding protein translates to MRKVWLAALVILLAVLGSVPGSGIAAAAEQQVLRIGMDELPILLDPPSIEAGDQDKASVIKALYEGLVRLDKNGKPVPGVAQSWTVGEDGKTYTFKLRANAKWSNGKKLKAADFVYAWKQALTPGREAGYLYKMYYVAGAENYHTGKLKDFAKVGVKAINDSTLQVTLTGKYAYFPSLLAEPVYFPVSQEAKEAAGITNGPFQLQSRSITEIKLVKNPYYYGAATIRLSEVVLLSPLGQKWKNSTEAFVSGQVDWVGGGNTPVDLTYEAQIDEDDFTYAPYASTYYYQFNLKQKPFSNINIRKALALAIDQDEMPMAIPAYGFVPWTLFGSKAQYRAEVSDTAFDRSNTNKAKELLAKGLKQEGLSALPPFSIHVNEGKAHAAVTTMVAEQWKEKLGITATIESQKWESYLAKRLSGSYQVTRAGWTADYNDPATFLNFFSTDSADNDSGWSNKTYDQLVKQAEQTFDAAKRVQLYAKAEQLLMKEAVIIPVYNYIADILRDPRIGGVYIDYDGSIAFSRGYWK, encoded by the coding sequence ATGAGAAAAGTTTGGTTAGCCGCGCTCGTCATACTGCTGGCGGTGCTCGGGAGTGTGCCCGGCAGCGGGATAGCAGCGGCGGCAGAGCAGCAGGTGCTGCGCATCGGGATGGACGAATTACCGATTCTGCTGGACCCGCCGAGCATTGAGGCCGGAGATCAGGATAAGGCAAGTGTCATCAAGGCATTGTACGAGGGTCTGGTCCGGCTCGACAAGAACGGCAAACCTGTTCCCGGAGTTGCCCAGTCCTGGACAGTTGGAGAAGACGGAAAGACCTATACCTTCAAGCTGCGGGCGAATGCCAAGTGGAGCAATGGCAAGAAGCTGAAGGCTGCCGATTTCGTGTATGCCTGGAAGCAGGCGCTTACGCCGGGGCGGGAGGCAGGATATCTGTACAAAATGTACTATGTGGCTGGAGCGGAGAACTATCATACCGGCAAGCTAAAGGATTTTGCCAAGGTTGGGGTGAAGGCCATCAATGATAGCACCCTTCAGGTTACACTCACAGGGAAATACGCCTATTTCCCTTCGCTGTTGGCCGAGCCGGTCTACTTCCCGGTGTCGCAAGAGGCAAAGGAAGCTGCTGGTATCACCAATGGACCGTTTCAGCTGCAATCACGGAGCATTACAGAGATCAAGCTGGTCAAAAATCCTTACTACTACGGGGCTGCAACCATCCGGCTGAGCGAGGTGGTTCTACTGTCTCCGCTGGGTCAGAAATGGAAGAATTCGACCGAAGCCTTCGTGAGTGGACAGGTGGATTGGGTAGGGGGAGGCAACACTCCGGTTGATCTTACCTATGAAGCTCAGATTGATGAGGATGACTTCACTTACGCTCCTTATGCTTCTACCTACTATTATCAGTTCAATCTGAAGCAGAAGCCCTTCAGCAACATCAATATCCGCAAGGCGCTGGCCTTGGCTATAGATCAGGATGAGATGCCGATGGCCATCCCAGCTTATGGCTTCGTGCCTTGGACCCTTTTCGGTTCCAAAGCACAGTACCGTGCAGAGGTTAGTGATACCGCCTTCGACCGGTCTAATACGAACAAGGCCAAGGAACTGCTGGCCAAAGGGCTCAAGCAGGAGGGACTGAGCGCGCTTCCGCCGTTCTCCATTCATGTCAATGAAGGTAAGGCTCATGCGGCAGTGACAACAATGGTTGCAGAGCAATGGAAGGAAAAGCTGGGCATAACCGCCACGATAGAATCGCAGAAGTGGGAGAGCTACCTGGCTAAGCGGCTTAGCGGGAGCTACCAGGTTACCCGTGCCGGCTGGACCGCTGATTATAATGACCCGGCGACATTCCTGAATTTCTTCAGTACAGACAGTGCCGACAACGATTCAGGCTGGTCGAACAAGACCTATGATCAGCTTGTGAAGCAGGCGGAGCAGACCTTCGATGCCGCGAAGCGGGTTCAGCTGTACGCCAAAGCAGAGCAATTGCTGATGAAAGAAGCAGTCATCATTCCGGTATATAATTACATCGCAGATATTCTGCGCGATCCGCGGATTGGCGGGGTTTACATCGATTATGACGGCTCGATTGCCTTCAGTAGAGGATATTGGAAGTAG
- a CDS encoding GNAT family protein has protein sequence MQHSNKVYAATERLMLRHFEIQDVNALYQYRSDPEIARFQSWENYTYEAAEAFVQAQIAQKPDEPGTWLQYAIALADSNQLIGDCAVHTLQAEPRMVEIGYTLAPEHQGKGYVHEALGGLFGYIFDTLDKHKIIAFTDVRNGKSIRVLERKGMRREGHLLQNYWSKGSWTDEYQYALLASEWRNR, from the coding sequence ATGCAGCATTCGAACAAGGTCTATGCCGCTACAGAGCGCCTGATGCTCCGGCATTTTGAAATACAGGATGTTAATGCACTGTATCAGTACCGTTCAGATCCTGAAATCGCGCGGTTTCAATCGTGGGAGAATTATACGTATGAGGCGGCTGAGGCGTTTGTCCAAGCGCAAATCGCGCAGAAGCCCGATGAGCCGGGCACCTGGCTTCAATACGCCATCGCTCTGGCGGATTCCAATCAGCTCATTGGGGACTGCGCTGTTCACACCCTGCAGGCGGAGCCGCGGATGGTAGAGATTGGCTACACCCTGGCACCGGAGCACCAGGGAAAGGGTTACGTTCATGAGGCGCTCGGAGGTTTGTTCGGCTATATTTTCGATACGCTGGACAAGCACAAGATTATTGCTTTTACTGATGTGCGCAACGGCAAGTCCATTCGGGTGCTGGAACGCAAGGGGATGAGACGCGAAGGACATTTGCTGCAAAATTACTGGTCCAAGGGAAGCTGGACCGATGAATATCAGTACGCCCTGCTTGCATCAGAGTGGCGGAACAGGTGA